GAGATCCCGGTTACCTATCCACACCCTTCCTTGGAAGAGATTTTAAAGGAAACCTATGGGGTGATCGTTTATCAGGAGCAAATTATGCAGATCGCTTCCACCATGGCGGGTTACACCTTAGGAGAGGCAGACCTTCTCCGCCGCGGGGTGGGGAAGAAGAAGAAGGAGATCCTGGATGCGGAGAGGGATCGTTTTGTAAAGGGGGCGATTATGAAAGGATATGAGGAGGAGACGGCCTTATCTGTCTATGACCTGATCGTTCGCTTTGCCAATTATGGCTTTAATAAAAGCCACTCCGTCGCCTATGCCGAGGTCGCTTACCAAATGGCGTATCTAAAAGCAAACTATCCCCTTCCCTTCATGGCTGCCCTGTTGGCCAGTGTGATGGGAAATCACGTAAAAATCTCCGAGTATGTGGAGGAGTGTGGGCGGATGGGAATAAAGGCCCTTCCTCCCCATATCAATAAAAGCAAAATGAGCTTTACGGTGGAGGAAGGGGGGATCCGTTTCGGATTGATTGCCATAAAGAATGTGGGGTTGCAGGCCATCCGTAACATTTTAGAAGCAAGGGAAGAAGGTGGTGATTTTTCGGACCTTTATGATCTGATTCGCCGGACCGATCCACGCACGGTAAACCGGCGGGTCTTAGAGTCCCTCATCCAAGCAGGGACGCTTGATCCCCTTCCCGGGCACCGTGCCCAGAAATTAGCCGCTTTGGATGAACTCATCGAGTTTGCTCACGGAGAGAAAAGGGAAAAAGAAGAGTTTACTCTTTTTTCAGGAGATGAGCCCCTTCTCCCGCCTCCCCTTCCGGAGATCGAACCTTTTACGAAAGATGAGCTTCTCTCGCTGGAGAGGGAATATTTAGGGCTTTCCCTATCAGGACATCCCCTGGATGAATTTGGGCCGATTCTATCCCATCCTAAAGTAACGCCGATCGCACAACTTCCTTTTGCCGATTCAAAGGAAAAGGTTTTCGTCGCCGGTGTGATGCGGGGATTGAAGCCGATCTCCACCCGCAAGGGGGAACCGATGGCTTTTGCACGCTTAGAGGATAAGAGCGGCAGTGTGGATGTCATTTTTTTCCCAAAAATTTACGCAGGAATTCGTTTTACGGTAAAGGAAGAAGCGCTTCTTCTGGTGGAGGGAAGGGTTCAAAAGGAGGAGGAAAGTGTAAAGCTGGTCGGTGAGCGAATATGGAAATTAAAAGATCTCCTTCCGAAATTTTTGGAAGGTAGGGGAGGAGGAGATCTTTTCCCGGGGCGCAGGGTTTATATCAAGATCACGAAAGCCCATAAAGTAACCCATAAGGTGGAAAAACTTGAACGGCTCCTTCTCACCTATCCAGGGGATACCCCCATTCTGCTTTATGACGAGGAAGAGAAAGTGACGAAACAGTTATCGGCCAAATATAACGTAACCCCATCCCTCGCCTTGATCCGAGAAGTGGGGAATCTATTGGGCCCACAAAGCATTGTTGTCAAAGAGAATTAGCATGTTATAATGAAGGAGTCATGATGGAGAACGTGTAAAGATAAGGGTTGAGATGAGGATGAGAGAAGGAGTGAGGGGTTGTGGCTAATCTTCGCCTTGAGGCACTTAGGTTGCATCGGATTCATCAAGGGAAAATGGAGGTTACTTCCAAGGTCGAGTTAAAGACCGCAAGGGACTTAAGTCTCGCTTATTCTCCCTGGGTGGCGGAGCCTTGCAAGGAGATTTATGAAGATAAAGAAAAAATGTATGAATACACCATTAAAGGGAATTTGGTTGCGGTGGTTTCCAATGGGACCGCGGTTCTTGGTCTTGGGAATATCGGCCCGGAAGCGGCGATGCCGGTGATGGAAGGGAAAGCCCTCCTCTTCAAAAACTTTGCCGGGGTGGACGCCTTTCCTATCCTGCTTAATTCGAATGACGTAGATGAAATCGTACGGACGGTGAAGATACTGGAGCCTACGTTTGGCGGCGTCAATCTGGAAGATATCGCTGCGCCAAAATGCTTTGAAATCGAAGAACGGTTAAAAAGGGAATGTAACATCCCTATTTTTCATGATGATCAACATGGAACCGCGATCGTTACTTTGGCGGGATTGATCAATGCCCTGAAGGTGGTTGGAAAGTCCCTGACCGACATTCGGGTGGTGGCTAATGGAGCCGGGGCAGCCGGGGTGGCCATCGTTAAGCTCCTCTACAAGGTGGGGGTGAGGGATATCATCATGTGCGATACAAAAGGGATCATCTATGAAGGGCGCCAGGAAGGAATGAATCCTGTCAAAGAAGAGATTGCCCGTCTAACCAATCGGGAGAAAATGAAGGGGACGCTTGCCGACGCGATGAAAGGAGCAGATCTCTTCGTAGGCGTCTCTGTGGCCGGGGCGGTTACCAAGGAGATGGTGGCCTCCATGAACCGAGATCCGATCATCTTCGCCATGGCCAATCCGGTGCCGGAAATCATGCCGGAGGAAGCGAAGGAGGCAGGAGCAGCCGTCATTGGAACCGGGAGGTCGGACTATCCGAACCAGGTAAATAATGTACTCGCCTTTCCGGGTATTTTCCGGGGGGCATTAGATGTCCATGCGACGAATATAAATGAAGAGATGAAGTTGGCGGCGGCTTATGCCATTGCAGAGTTAATCAAACCGGAAGAACGATCCCCTGATTATGTCATCCCCAATCCTTTGGACCCGAGGGTGGCGGCCAATGTAGCGGAGGCCGTGGCGAAGGCAGCGATGGAAAGCGGTGTCGCAAGGAGAACGGTGGATCCTGAGGAGATCCGAAAACGTACGCTTCATCTATCCCGTGTTGCGAAGGAATAAGGGTTTCATGTAATCTTCATCTATCCGGAAGGAGATAATTTTTAATGGCCCTGAAGGATTTTTTCGGTAAAAAGAGATATGCCACCATTCCTTCACCCCAGGTGAAGAAAGAGGTACCTGAGGGGATTATGGTGAAATGCAAAAAATGCGGCGCCATTATATATAATAAAGAACTGGAGCTAAATCTTAACGTTTGCCCAAAATGCCAATACCATTTCCCCATATCAGCCCAGGAAAGAATTCGAATCACCTTAGATGACGGCCATTTTTTTGAATATGATTCGGACATGCGTTCCTCAGATCCCCTTCATTTCCCCGATTATCCGCAAAAGATTGCGGCTGCCATGGAAATGACGGGATTAAATGAAGCGGTCCTTACAGGGGAAGGCACCATCAAAGGCTTCCCCGTCGTCATGGCGGTGATGGATTCACGCTTTATTATGGCGAGCATGGGTTCGGTCGTCGGGGAAAAAATAGCCCGGGCGTTAGAAAATGCGGCCATGAAAAAGTACCCGCTCCTCATTTTCTCCGCTTCCGGAGGAGCACGGATGCAGGAGGGGATGTTTAGCCTGATGCAAATGGCGAAAACCACCGCCGCTCTTCACCATTTTCAGCAAGGGGGTGGGTTATACATCTCGGTGATGACCCATCCTACCACGGGGGGAGTATCCGCCAGTTTCGCCATGCTGGGCGATTACAATTTTGCCGAACCGGGTGCTTTAATCGGCTTTGCGGGCCGCAGAATTATTGAACAGACCATTCGCCAGGAACTGCCGGAGGATTTCCAAACCGCAGAATTTCTTTTAAAACACGGACAATTGGACCGCGTTATTCCCCGCCGGGAAATGAGAGAAACTTTGGCAAAGATCCTGGAAATCCATGCGGTAAGGAGGAGATAAAATGGCGGTTTACCTTCCTTTCGAAAAGCCTTTGGCCGATCTCAAGGCAAAGATCGAGGAATTAAAACATTTTTCCCGGGAGAAGGATCTTAACCTCTCCGAGGAGATCGCACGGCTGGAGGAGAAGGCGGCACGCCTCACCCAGGAGATTTATGGAAACCTCACTCCTTGGCAACGCGTTCAGATTGCCCGCCATCCTGAACGTCCTTCCACGTTGGAGATTATCCATGCCCTCTTTACCCACTTCGTAGAGTTGCACGGTGATCGGTTTTACGGGGATGACCCCGCCATGATCGGAGGGATTGCCCTCTTCGAAGGTGAACCGGTAACCGTGATTGGCCACCAGAAAGGAAGGGATACCAAGGAGAACCTTCGCCGCAATTTCGGCATGCCCCATCCCGAGGGATACCGGAAAGCGCTTCGACTCATGGAACAGGCCGAGAAGTTTGGACGGCCGATCATCACTTTTCTCAACACACCGGGAGCTTACCCGGGGATGGCGGCTGAAGAACGGGGGCAGAGTGAAGCCATTGCCCGGAATCTTTGGAAAATGGCCGGTTTCCATGTGCCCATTCTGACCATCGTTACCGGAGAAGGGGCGAGCGGGGGCGCATTGGGGATCGGAGTGGGGAATCTTCTCTACATGCTGGAAAATGCTTGGTATTCCGTCATCTCCCCGGAGGGAGCCGCCGCCCTCTTATGGAAGGATGCGGGCCAAGCTCAACGGGCGGCGGAGACCATGAAAATTACCGCCCAAGATCTTTTCGACTTGGGCATTTGTGACCGCATCATTCCCGAGCCGATGGGAGGCAGCCACAAGGACCCGTCTTGGCAATTTGAAGCCATCCGGGAAGCGATTCGGGAGGGCTTATCGATCCTCCGCTCCTATTCGGGAGATGAATTGGTCCGGCACCGATATGAGAAATATAAGCGGATTGGGCATAACCTCTCCCTTTTTCCTCAGGGAATCAATGAGTGAAATATTTCACATAGTTGTCAAAGCCGTTGACGGCAAATCGTGCTACCCTTAAGCAGGGAGCTTTTTTATAAACCGAGTTAGGGGCCCCCGAAACCGAAAAGCTTCAAAGATGATCCTGTCATGGATTATGTTTTCATGAGAAAGAAACCATACTTTTAAAAGAGGTGGAAGAGAGATGACGATGAAAAGAATTGGCGTGCTTACGAGCGGCGGGGATGCCCCCGGGATGAATGCGGCGGTTCGAGCGGTGGTGAGGAAAGGGATTTACCATGGTTTAGAAGTTTATGGAATTTACCATGGATATCAGGGGCTGATGGAAGGAAAGATTAAGAAGATGGATGTGGGTTCCGTTGGAGATATTATTCAACGGGGTGGAACGATCCTTCAAACCGCCCGGAGCGAGGAGTTTAAGACACCGGAAGGGCAGAAAAAGGCGATTCAAAGACTGGAGGAATTTGGGATTGAGGGACTGGTCGTCATTGGAGGCGATGGTTCGTTTAGGGGAGCTCAAAAACTCTCCCATCAGGGGATAAAAACGATTGGGATCCCCGGAACCATCGACAATGATATTGCATTTACCGATTTTACCATCGGATTTGACACGGCCATCAATACCGTGATTCAGGCGATTGATAAAATCAGGGATACGGCCACTTCCCATGAACGCACCTTCGTGATCGAGGTGATGGGAAGGGATGCAGGGGATATTGCCCTCTGGGCCGGTCTTGCAGGGGGAGCGGAATCCATCATCATACCGGAGGATCCTTTTAACATGGATGAGATTGTCGATCGCCTCTTAAAGGCAAAGGAGCGGGGCAAGAAACATAGTATTATTGTGATCGCCGAAGGTGTGATGAGCGGGGTCGAGTTTGCGAAAAAGATCCAAGCTTTGACCGGTTTTGAGACGAGAGCCTCTGTTCTTGGTCATATCCAGCGGGGTGGAAGTCCCACCGTTTTTGACCGGGTTTTAGCAAGCCGACTGGGAGGGTATGCGGTGGAACTTCTTCTGGAGGGCGTTACTGGCCACATGGTAGGCATTCAAAGCAATCGATTAATTCATGAAGATTTTGATATTGCCCTCGCCCAATCCCACCGCGTTGATCCCGGGATGGTCCAGTTGGCAAAAGAGATCTCTTTATAAGGAGTGGATGGAATGAGGAAAACGAAAATCGTATGCACGATCGGCCCTGCCAGTGAAAAACCTGAGGTTTTAAGGGATCTCATTACACTCGGTTTAGATGTGGCCCGCCTTAATTTTTCCCATGGCACGTACGAGGAACATGGGGCAAGGATTAAATTAATTCGAGAAATCTCAAAAGAATTAGGGAAAGATGTAGCGATTCTCCTCGATACGAAGGGGCCGGAGATTCGGACCATCGATGTAGAAAATGGAGCGGTGGAGCTTATCCCTGGTGAAGAGATCATTCTTACCACGGAAGAGATCCTGGGAAACGCCAAACGGGTCTCCATTACATATAAGGGCTTGCCGGACGATGTGGAGGCAGGCAGCAGAATACTGATTGATGATGGTACTTTGGAATTGGTTGTGGAAAAAGTGGTAGGCGGCGAGATTTATTGTCGAATCATCACGGGGGGGATTCTTAAGAACCACAAAGGTGTCAATGTGCCGGGTGTGAAGGTTCGCCTGCCGGGGATTACGGAGAAGGATGCGGAAGATATCCGCTTCGGCATTGAACAGGGGGTTGATTTTATCGCCGCCTCATTCGTGAGGAAGGCGGCGGATATCTACGATATTCGTAAAATCCTGGAGGAGCATGGCGCCGATATTGAGATCATCGCAAAGATCGAGAGTGAAGAAGGGGTACAAAATGCAGAGGAGATCTTGGCCGTCTCCGATGGACTCATGGTCGCTCGGGGGGATCTTGGGGTGGAGATCCCTGCTGAAGATGTGCCCCTTATACAGAAGCGGCTGATCGCCATGTGCAACGCGGCAGGGAAGCCGGTCATTACCGCCACCCAAATGCTCGATTCCATGCAGCGGAATCCCCGACCCACCAGGGCGGAAGCGAGTGATGTGGCCAACGCGATTCTGGATGGGACCGATGCCATCATGCTCTCCGGGGAAACCGCGGCCGGGAAATACCCCCGTGAGTCGGTTCGTACCATGGCGCGAATTGCGGAACGGACCGAATCTGCTTACGGGCGTGAACTGGCGGTGCGGGAAAGGGGAAAAAATGCTTCCATGGTTACCATCACCGGCGTAATAAGCGAAGCGGTGGCCAGAGCAGCCGTAGATCTTCAAGCGGCAGCGATTCTTGCCCCGACCGAAAGCGGTTATACCGCCCGCATGATTTCGAAAAACCGTCCCAATCTCCCGATTCTCGCCGTAACGCCCCATGGAAAAGTGATTCGTAAGCTGAAGCTGGTCTGGGGCGTATATCCCATTCGCTATCAAAATGAGCAGAAGAGCACCGATGAAATGATGGAACAAGCAGTGGAGTTGGCTTTGGAGAGCGGGATGGTGAAGCGGGGAGATCTCATCGTGATAACCGCCGGAGTTCCATTAAGGGAACCGGGCACGACAAATCTCATGAAAATCCATGTGATCGGTGACGTGATTGGTAAAGGCCAGGGCATCGGAAACCAAATCGTTACCGGGAAAGTGGTCACCATCACCGATCCTAAGGATTTGAAAGGAAAAGAGACGGAAGGAACCATTCTCGTTACAAAGGCCACCGACCAGGATATGATGGAGATTATCGGAAAGGTAAAAGCCATCGTTACCGAAGAAGGAGGGTTAACATCCCATGCGGCCATTGTAGGAGTTAGCATGGGAATTCCGGTCATCGTGGGCGTGGAGAAAGCGACGGAGATCCTAAAAGATGGGTTGGAAGTTACGGTAGATGCCTCCCATGGTCATATCTATATCGGACAAGCCAAGGTGCTGTAAATGACGGGAATCGTAAATGTTCAGGAGTGTACATGGGGCAAAAGGAACGATTGGACTTTCATTTATAGGGGGGAGGATAGATGAGGCGGGAAGAAACGAAGATCCGGGTTCGCTATGGGGAGACCGACCAGATGGGGGTTGCCTACCACGCCAATTATTTAACCTGGTGTGAGATCGGCCGAACGGAATGGATTCGGTCTTTAGGCTACCCCTATTCCGAATTTGAGAAGAGAGGCGTGTTACTTCCCGTCTTAGAAGCCCATCTTTCTTACCTTCTCCCTGCGCGATACGATGACGAGGTGACCGTCGATACCTGGCTCTCCTTCTACACAGGGGTTCGTTTAACGTTTTCCTATGAAATTTTCCGGAAGGAGATGAGCGGAGAGAAAATTCTCCTTGCATCAGGGTATACGAAACATGGGTGGGTAAATCGGGATTTCCGCCCCGTCCCTCTAAAAAAGATCTGGCCTGAGGTGGATGCTGTGCTCAGAGCGTTATGACCCGTTCGTTGCTAAAACTTTGGTTCCTCCATGAGGTGAACGATTAGATTTTCTCCTGGATATAATTCCATAGATCATGAAAGAAGCCCGCCCGATATAGGGAAATCAGAAGGATCAGGACGAAGGGTGCCAAGAGAAAGCCAAGAAAGCCAAACCACTGAAACCCTAAAAAGAGGGCCATCATGGTAAGGATGGGGGCAAGTCCCAGGGAATTTGCGACAAGCCTGGGTTCCAGGAACTGCCGCAGGAAGGTGATGAGGATAAACAAGGCGGCAAGACCGATGACCAAGGAATGGCTGCCGGTAAGGAAAAGATAAAATAACCAGGGGAGAAAAAGGGTGCCTACCCCGACAAAGGGGATCAGATCGAAGAAACCGGCGATGATTCCTAAGAGAAAAGCATATTTTAGCTGAAGAAGAAGGAGCCCCAACGTAGTCGCAAGAGCGGTCAGGGTTGCGAGAAGTAGTTGAGCTTTTCCATATTCCAATACACCTTCTTTCAGCACCCTTCCCAACTCCTTCATGCGGATTCGGAAGGCCCGTGGGGTTCTTTCTTTCAACCACCCGATCCATTGAGGAAGATCAAGGCTGATGAAAAAAGAGGCGAGGAGGGAAAGAAAAAAGGCGGCAGCAGTCTGTGGAAGACGGAGGAGAAGGGAAAGAAATCCTTCCAGGAAGCGTTGAATCAAAGAGAGCATATATTCTTCTCCCCGGTTGGCCCAATCGGCCAGCTTTCTTTTTATCTCTTCTTCTCCGGCCGGGTGAAAAGTGGAATACCAAGAGATCAGATCATCGTAGAAGCGTTGCCAACGTTCTTCGGGGAAGAGGGAGAAAAGAAGGCGTATAAAGCGGTCTATGTCACGGGGAACCTCCACCGCAAAGATCAATAACTCAGAAGTGATACGGCCGATGAGATAGGTGATCCCACTCCCCAGCAGCAAGAGAAAGAGAAGGAGGATGATGAAAACAGATAACCAACGTGGTAAATGTGTATATATCACTACTCTTTTCACAATTGGTTCAAACAAAATAGAAAGGATCGCCCCGAATAAAAAGGGAAATAAGTATTGAACAAAAACGATAATTAGCAATGCCGCAAGGAATAAGGCCCCTGCAAGGATCCCTAACCTTTTCAAAGAGATTCTCATCGGCCCCCCTCTTTTCGTTTCATTCTGCGAACCTCTTTTTTAAAATTTCCTTCACAAAATCGTAAGAATCATTTATTATATAGGTAGTAAATAAGTATTCTACTTTGTCCAACAATATGAAGAAGGAGTGATCCAATTGACGACCACCAAGGGACTTGAAGGAGTAGTCGCCGCTACCTCCGAAATTAGCTCGATCATTGACGGTGTTCTTACCTATCGCGGGATTAACATTGATGATTTGGCTGAACACGCAGAATTTGAAGAAGTGATCTACCTCCTATGGCATGGGAAATTGCCGAATCGTACACAACTGGATGAACTTAAGAAGGCGCTGAATGAAAACGCACCCATCCCGAACGAAGTGATTCAGATGATGAAACTCTCTCCAAAAGAGGTTCATCCCATGGCTCTCTTGCGAACCGCGTTATCTGCCCTCTCCCTTTATGATGAAGAAGCCCAGGACATGAGTGAAGCAGCCAATCTGCGCAAGGCCACCAAGCTGGTTGCCAAGATGCCCACCCTGGTGGCTGCCTGGGGTAGAATACGCAATGGAGAAGAACCGATCGCTCCCCGGCCTGATTTTGGTTACGTCCAAAACTTTTTGTATATGTTAAGTGGAAAAGAGCCGGATGAAGTAGCCATCCGTGCCTTTAATACGGCGATGGTACTTCATGCCGACCATGAGTTTAATGCCTCCACCTTTGCCGCCCGCGTGACGGTCGCCACCCTCTCCGATATTTATTCAGGCGTCGTTGCGGCCATGGGTGCACTGAAAGGACCTCTCCACGGAGGAGCGAATGAGCAGGTGATGGCGATGTTGGAGGAGATTAAAATTCCTGAGCGGGTAGAGGAATATATTACCAATAAATTGAACAATAAAGAGAAAGTGATGGGATTCGGTCACAGGGTTTACAAGGATGGAGATCCTCGTGCAAAACATCTCCGCAGGATGTCCGAAAACTTGGCCCAATTGACCGGCGATTACAAATGGTACCGGATGTCGGTCATGATCGAAAAGCTTGTCTACGATTTGAAAGGTCTCAAACCCAATGTAGACTTCTACTCCGCTTCGGTTTACCATAGCTTGGGGCTTCCACGGGATCTCTTCACCCCCATCTTCGCCATCAGTCGTATGTCCGGATGGACAGCCCATATTTTGGAGCAATATCGAGATAATCGCCTCATTCGTCCCCGGGCCGAATACACCGGACCCGTCAATGTGAAATATATCCCCGTCGAACAACGGGCTTAAGTCGTGTTCCCCTCCACTTTTTATGTCATAAGGGAATCGCTTGCGAAGGAGGAATTTTAGAAAATGTTCCAGTACCTAGAAGAACCAAGGGCAGGAGAACGTATTACCATTGAAGGGGGCAAGCTTAAGGTTCCTAACCACCCCATTATCCCCTTTATCGAGGGTGACGGAACGGGCCCGGATATTTGGCGCGCAGCAGTACGCGTTCTTGATGCGGCTGTTGAGAATGCCTATCGGGGAGAAAGAAAGATTCACTGGTTTGAAGTTTATGCCGGGGAGAAAGCCTATCATCGGTTTGGGGAATGGCTCCCGGAGGATACCTTGCAGGCTATCCGCCATTACCTGGTAGCCATCAAGGGACCCTTAACCACTCCCATCGGCGGGGGCATCCGTTCCCTTAATGTGGCGTTGCGGCAGGAACTGGACCTGTACGTCTGCTTGCGTCCTGTTCAATATTTTGACGGGGTCCCCTCGCCCGTTCGCCATCCGGAATTGGTTGACATGGTCATCTTCCGTGAGAATACGGAAGATATTTATGCCGGAATCGAATGGAAGGCCGGAACGGAAGAGGTCCGGAAGGTGATCCGCTTTCTCCAAGAAGAAATGGGCGTAAAGAAAATCCGTTTCCCTGAGACTTCCGGAATCGGGATCAAACCGGTTTCCGAGGAAGGAACGAAGCGATTGGTGCGGGCGGCCATCCGATACGCATTGGAAAATGGACGCAAAAGCGTTACCCTCGTCCACAAAGGAAACATCATGAAGTTTACGGAAGGGGCATTTAAGAATTGGGGGTATGAAGTGGCGGAGCAGGAATTTGGGGATCATGTATTTACTTGGGCACAATATGATCGAATCAAAGAAGAGCAAGGAGTCGATGCGGCGAATACGGCACAGAAAGAGGCCGTTTCATCGGGCAAACTGATCATCAAAGATACGATCGCCGATATCTTCCTCCAGCAGGTCCTTACCCGTCCGGAAGAATTTGATGTGGTGGCCACGATGAACTTAAACGGAGATTATATGTCCGATGCCTTGGCTGCCCAAGTGGGGGGGATCGGGATCGCTCCGGGAGCCAATATCAATTATGTGACGGGACATGCCATCTTCGAAGCCACGCATGGAACGGCGCCGAAATATGCCAATTTGGACAAAGTAAATCCTTCCTCCGTCATTCTCTCGGGAGAGATGATGTTGCGCTACATGGGGTGGACGGAAGCAGCCGATCTCATCATTTCGGCGATGAAGAAGACCATTTCTCAAAAAACGGTAACTTATGATTTCGCCCGCCTGATGGAAGGGGCCCAAGAGGTTAAAACTTCCCAATTCGGGGATGCCTTGATTCAAAACATGTAATCTTTAACGTTTAAACGCGGTATTACCAGTTCGTGACGGAAATCATCCGCCCTCCGGGCTGATTCATAATAGAAAGGATGAGAGAAGAAATGGCGCGTAAAAAAATTACCGTCGTAGGAGCCGGTTTTACCGGTGCGACAACCGCTTTGATGCTGGCACAAAAGGAATTGGGAGATGTCGTCCTGGTTGATATCCCCAACATGGAGAATCCGACCAAGGGAAAAGCCCTCGACATGTTTGAGGCTACGCCTGTCATCGGAGTGGACAGCCGGATCATAGGGACCTCCAGCTATGAGGAGACGAAGGATTCGGACCTCGTCATCATCACCGCCGGAGTTGCCCGGAAACCGGGGATGAGCAGGGATGATCTGGTGAACATCAATGCAAAAATCGTCGCCTCCGTTTCCGAGCAAGTTGCGAAGTACTCCCCCAACACGTTTGTTCTGGTACTCTCCAACCCCGTGGATGCCATGACCTATGTTGCCTACAAGACGACGGGATTTCCGAAGAATCGGGTTTTCGGCCAATCCGGGGTGCTCGATACCGCCCGTTTCCGGTCCTTCGTCGCCGAAGCCCTGCAGGTATCCGTCCAAGATGTGACGGGATTTGTTCTGGGGGGCCATGGGGATGATATGGTGCCCCTCGTCCGTTACTCTTATGTGGGCGGTGTACCCTTAGAAAAATGGATGCCCAAAGAGAAGATCGACGCGATCGTAGAACGCACCCGTAAAGGTGGCGGGGAAATCGTCAACCTTTTAGGAAATGGGAGTGCTTACTATGCACCTGCCGCTTCTCTCGTAGAGATGGCGGAAGCCGTTCTCAAGGACAAGAGGAGGATTCTCCCCACGGTCACCTATCTGGAAGGTGAATACGGGTATCATGATCTCTTCTTAGGGGTTCCGGTCATTCTGGGCGGGAACGGGGTAGAAAAGGTGATCGAACTCGAACTGAATCGGGAAGAAAAAGAAGCCCTTGACCGCTCCGTCTCTTCTGTTCAAAAGGTTTTAGCCGTATTAGCTTAAGAGAAAGTACTCACATGCACAAGAACAGGAACAAAAGGGTCTGTCCCACCGGGCAGGCCCTGCTTGTACATAACCGGAAATGCTGAATAGGTCTTTTCCCTTGTCTAGCAGAATGAGAGACTTTATAATAAAAAATGAAAAAAATGAAGTAAAAGAAATGTGGGAGAAAGGATGACTTCGGTGAAGAAGATCCTAGCGGTAGACGATGAGCCTTCCATCCTTACGCTGCTTAAGTTTAACCTCGAAAAAGCCGGCTTTGAAGTGATTACGACGGAAGATGGGTGGGAGGCCATCTCTTTGATCCAAACGGAAAAACCCGATCTTGTCCTTCTTGACCTCATGCTGCCGAGCATCGACGGAATGGAGATCCTGAAGAAGATACGTCAGGAAAAAAATAATGTTCCTGTTGTCATGCTGACGGCCAGGGGAGAGGACTTGGACCGGATTTTAGGTTTAGAGCTGGGAGCCGATGATTACATCACCAAACCCTTTCTGATACGGGAAGTGGTAGCCCGGGTGAAGGCCATTCTTCGCCGCACGATAGGCAATGTTTATTCGGAAGAGGACGAAACGATCCAAATCGGCGATCTTTTAATTCATACGGAACGATACGAAGTTTACCTGAAAGGGGAACCGATCGAACTCACCCCGAAAGAATTTGAGCTCCTTCTTTACCTGGCCAAAAACAGGGGCAGGGTCTTAACCCGGGAGCAGCTTCTCAATAAGGTATGGAATTACGATTTCATGGGAGATTCCCGCATCGTGGATGTCCATATTAGCCATCTCAGGGAAAAAATAGAGGAAGACCCCAAACAGCCCCGTCATATCCGCACCGTTCGGGGATTAGGCTATAAATTTGAAGATCGAAACGAGGAGCAATCTCTATGAAGAGCTTACGATTTCGCCTCACCGCAGGCTTAATCCTGATGATCGG
The DNA window shown above is from Thermicanus aegyptius DSM 12793 and carries:
- a CDS encoding acyl-CoA thioesterase, with the protein product MRREETKIRVRYGETDQMGVAYHANYLTWCEIGRTEWIRSLGYPYSEFEKRGVLLPVLEAHLSYLLPARYDDEVTVDTWLSFYTGVRLTFSYEIFRKEMSGEKILLASGYTKHGWVNRDFRPVPLKKIWPEVDAVLRAL
- the ytvI gene encoding sporulation integral membrane protein YtvI; this translates as MRISLKRLGILAGALFLAALLIIVFVQYLFPFLFGAILSILFEPIVKRVVIYTHLPRWLSVFIILLLFLLLLGSGITYLIGRITSELLIFAVEVPRDIDRFIRLLFSLFPEERWQRFYDDLISWYSTFHPAGEEEIKRKLADWANRGEEYMLSLIQRFLEGFLSLLLRLPQTAAAFFLSLLASFFISLDLPQWIGWLKERTPRAFRIRMKELGRVLKEGVLEYGKAQLLLATLTALATTLGLLLLQLKYAFLLGIIAGFFDLIPFVGVGTLFLPWLFYLFLTGSHSLVIGLAALFILITFLRQFLEPRLVANSLGLAPILTMMALFLGFQWFGFLGFLLAPFVLILLISLYRAGFFHDLWNYIQEKI
- the citZ gene encoding citrate synthase, with the translated sequence MTTTKGLEGVVAATSEISSIIDGVLTYRGINIDDLAEHAEFEEVIYLLWHGKLPNRTQLDELKKALNENAPIPNEVIQMMKLSPKEVHPMALLRTALSALSLYDEEAQDMSEAANLRKATKLVAKMPTLVAAWGRIRNGEEPIAPRPDFGYVQNFLYMLSGKEPDEVAIRAFNTAMVLHADHEFNASTFAARVTVATLSDIYSGVVAAMGALKGPLHGGANEQVMAMLEEIKIPERVEEYITNKLNNKEKVMGFGHRVYKDGDPRAKHLRRMSENLAQLTGDYKWYRMSVMIEKLVYDLKGLKPNVDFYSASVYHSLGLPRDLFTPIFAISRMSGWTAHILEQYRDNRLIRPRAEYTGPVNVKYIPVEQRA
- the icd gene encoding NADP-dependent isocitrate dehydrogenase, producing the protein MFQYLEEPRAGERITIEGGKLKVPNHPIIPFIEGDGTGPDIWRAAVRVLDAAVENAYRGERKIHWFEVYAGEKAYHRFGEWLPEDTLQAIRHYLVAIKGPLTTPIGGGIRSLNVALRQELDLYVCLRPVQYFDGVPSPVRHPELVDMVIFRENTEDIYAGIEWKAGTEEVRKVIRFLQEEMGVKKIRFPETSGIGIKPVSEEGTKRLVRAAIRYALENGRKSVTLVHKGNIMKFTEGAFKNWGYEVAEQEFGDHVFTWAQYDRIKEEQGVDAANTAQKEAVSSGKLIIKDTIADIFLQQVLTRPEEFDVVATMNLNGDYMSDALAAQVGGIGIAPGANINYVTGHAIFEATHGTAPKYANLDKVNPSSVILSGEMMLRYMGWTEAADLIISAMKKTISQKTVTYDFARLMEGAQEVKTSQFGDALIQNM
- the mdh gene encoding malate dehydrogenase translates to MARKKITVVGAGFTGATTALMLAQKELGDVVLVDIPNMENPTKGKALDMFEATPVIGVDSRIIGTSSYEETKDSDLVIITAGVARKPGMSRDDLVNINAKIVASVSEQVAKYSPNTFVLVLSNPVDAMTYVAYKTTGFPKNRVFGQSGVLDTARFRSFVAEALQVSVQDVTGFVLGGHGDDMVPLVRYSYVGGVPLEKWMPKEKIDAIVERTRKGGGEIVNLLGNGSAYYAPAASLVEMAEAVLKDKRRILPTVTYLEGEYGYHDLFLGVPVILGGNGVEKVIELELNREEKEALDRSVSSVQKVLAVLA
- a CDS encoding response regulator transcription factor, yielding MKKILAVDDEPSILTLLKFNLEKAGFEVITTEDGWEAISLIQTEKPDLVLLDLMLPSIDGMEILKKIRQEKNNVPVVMLTARGEDLDRILGLELGADDYITKPFLIREVVARVKAILRRTIGNVYSEEDETIQIGDLLIHTERYEVYLKGEPIELTPKEFELLLYLAKNRGRVLTREQLLNKVWNYDFMGDSRIVDVHISHLREKIEEDPKQPRHIRTVRGLGYKFEDRNEEQSL